The DNA segment ACTTGGTAGCGTAACAGATAAGGTTGTTAGACACGCAGGTGTATCTGTCCTAGTGGTAAGATAAAAAAAAAAACAAAAAAATTTTTTTTTGTGGTAGTAATGCATCCTGCAGAAGAGATACGTGGGAGTAAAAGTAAAACGCTTTCTAAAAAAAGAATAGTATTAGGTGTAACTGGTAGCATAGCTGCTGTTGATTGTGTTAAAATAGCTAGAGAACTAATTAGACATGGTGCAGAGGTTTACCCGGTTATGACACCTGATGCTACAAAAATTATTCATCCTTATGCACTCGAGTTTGCAACTGGGAACAAACCAGTTGTTGAAATAACTGGGAAAACAGAACATGTTTCTTTTTGTGGCCAGATACAACAACCAGTTGACATGTTACTTATTTCCCCTTGTACAGCCAATACACTTTCTAAGATAGCACATGGTGTAGATGATACGGCTGTTACAACATTTGCGACAACCGCTATAGGCTCAGGTGTACAGATTTTGATTGCCCCTGCGATGCATCTATCCATGTACAAACATAGGATACTTCAGGAGAATATAGATAAATGTAAAAGAAATGGTATAAGATTTGTTGAACCAGTTTTAACTAAAAACAAGGCGAAAATGCCTAGTACAGATGAGATTGTTGCACATGTTATAAGAAACATTGGCAGACAAGACCTAGAAGACATGAGGGTACTCATCATTGGTGGTTCTACGTCTGAGCCGGTTGATGATGTTAGGGTTGTTACCAACCGTAGCTCTGGTAAAACCGCTGTGTCTTTGGCTAAAAAAGCTTTTTATCGCGGTGCAGAAGTAGAAATGTGGTATGGCTCTAGCAAAGAGCCTGTCCCAGGTTACATAAAAACAACATTTTTTGAATCCATCAAGGACGTTTTGAAACTACTTAAAAACAGGGTTGTTAAAAATTTTGATGTAATAATTGTTTGCGCAGCATTATCAGATTATATCCCAGTTAAACATAAAGGTAAGATACCATCTGGTCAGAAAAAACTGGTTCTTGAGATGCTGCCCGCTCCGAGGCTTATTTCTCAGCTTAGAGGTTTTGCTCCTGATACTAAAATCGTTGGCTTCAAGGTTGAGGATAATAAAAATAAGTTAAAGAAAAAATCTTTTGAGTTTTTAAAGAAAAACGATGTCGACATGGTGGTTGCTAATACAACATCTGGTTTTGATAGTGATGTAAACGAGATATGGGTGATAAATAGAAAAAGAAAGGTTATTCATGAGAGGGGGACAAAAGATTTTCTTGCTGACGTAATTCTAGATGCAGTGAAAACATTGATGTGATTGCTATGAAGGTTGTTGCTTTTGCACCAGGTCATATATCAGGTTTTTTTGAGCCTGTTTTTGTGAATAAGGATCTTACTAAAACAGGTTCACGTGGCGCTGGTATAAATATTTCATTGGGGGCTGTTTCAGAGGTTGTGGTTGAAAACTCTACTAAACAGGATATCGAGATATTCATCAACAACAAGAAATCTGATCCCCAGGTTACAAGACTCGCTATTAAATATCTGATTGGTGAGAAACCTTTGAAGGTTGTTGCTAGAACTAAACTAGATCTCCCTGTGGGTCAGGGTTTTGGTATGAGCGCAGCAGGTACCCTTAGTTCATCTATTGCTCTCGCAAAAAGTATAGGCTCCTCTAGGTTTGATGCCATCAGGGCAGCTCACTGCGCCGAGGTGCAACTAAGGACTGGTTTAGGTGATGTGCTCGCTAGTAGCTTTGGTGGTATCGAGATAAGACGTGAGGCTGGTCTACCACCCTGGGGTTTGATTGAGCATATACCTGGTAGATACGAGATTGTTCTGTGTGTTGTTGGTAAAAAAATTGATACAAAAAACATTTTATCTGATGAAAAAAAAATCATGGAAATCAGCGAATACGGTAAGTATTGCATTAAAAAACTTTTGGAGAAACCTTCTGTTGAAAACCTTTTTAGGTTATCACAGTTTTTCGCAAAAAAAATAAAACTTGCTGAAGAAAAAGTTATAGAAGCTATTGAGGCTGCAAACCATTATGGTATGGCTAGTATGTGTATGCTTGGTAACTCTGTTTTTGCAGTAGGTGATACAAACAAAATTTTTCAGACACTTTCAACGTTTGGGGAGACATATGTTTGTACAGTTGATGAACAAGGTGCAAGAGTTTTAGAGTAACCAAATCAAACTTTTTCATGAATAGTTTAGCTGATATATTGTAGTTTAGGATGATATTATTTTATTTGAAAAAACGGAAATCTTGGCAGCCTGTGACTCCAACCCATATAGCCTGGTTTATACCTGATATTGTTAAATTCGCTCTTACAGTTATCAACATCTCATCTGGTAAAAGACGCCCACCTACCATAGGGAATACCTTGGAGTATGGAATTGTTATTTGCTTGTTGAAATCTTTTTTACTCTGGGCTTTAATTATTCCCTCACCAAGTGAGGTTTCGACTAAGAATGTTTTTTCTCCGTTGTTTAAATAAAAGAATGTGACTGTTATGTTTCTCGCTTCTAGGTCTATTTTATTTGGGTTGTTTATCTCTAGCGTTATGTTATCCATTAGGCCTTTTAAAGTGAATTTGTAATCGCCACTAATTATGATGTCTAAGGGGACATCTGGTGATAATAGTTTACCTATGTCTGGTACTTTTATCTCCGCCTCAACAGATATCGGTATTGTTTCGTTTATACCTGCTATTCTTGCCCCGGCTCTTCCGCTAACATTTATTGTAATGGTTTTATAGTTCAAAGCTTCTAGTAGTATTGTTCCGTTGCTTTCTAGTTCTATAGATTTTTGTGGTTCTAATATCCCATTTTTGATTTCTAGATTTCCAACGTTTTTCCCTGTGTCAGTTGTTACAGTGGCTGATATGTTGTTTATGATTATGTCAAAACTGTTTGGGTTATATGCTTCTATTGTGCCTGTTAGATTCAAGCCTTTTTGTGTGAGTTCACCAAACTCGGCTTTTATTTTTATGTTTGGTGCAGCAAGTTTTTTTATTATTTCTTCTAGGGATGTTATTATGTTTATTGATAGTGGTATTGTTTTTTGTATGAAACCAATTTTTATTCCTATCCTGCCTGTTAGTTTACTTGTTAATAGTTTAGGGCTGTTGTTATCAAATTTGGCGTAGGCGTATGATTCAAATGTTTTATTTCCGTTTGCTGGTATAATTCCTCCTTCTAATAGCATGGTTACTACTTTGTTTCCTTCTGGTGTTAGTGTAATTATTTCTAGGTTTTTTGCTGTTACTTCAAAAGCGTTGGGGTTGTTCATATTTATTGTTGCTTGTATGATGGCTTCATTAGGTGTTATTTCTGTTATTTCAACTCTTATGGTTGTTTCAGGCATTTCAAGTAGTTGTATATCTGTGAAAAGTATTACTGCTGCGAGTATGTTTATTAGGGTTATTATTGTTAGTAAAACAATTATGAGTTTTTTGTTCATATGTTTACCAGTTTAATTTTTTTTGTTTGATGTTTTTTTAAATGATTTTGTTAATATATATAAATTTCTATTAAAACTAAAACTTAGTGCTTTTATTAATAAATGTAGTGGTTTTTTGTGTATTTGGCCGAAATGTTTATAAACAATTAAAATAATAAAGACTATATAAAATTGAGTGATGATAAAATGAAAAAGGATATATTGGTAATAGCAACAATAGGAATATTGCTAGCATCTTGCTTCGTAATAACACCATTGGCAGAACCTGAACAACATGCTCCAC comes from the Candidatus Thermoplasmatota archaeon genome and includes:
- the coaBC gene encoding bifunctional phosphopantothenoylcysteine decarboxylase/phosphopantothenate--cysteine ligase CoaBC — encoded protein: MHPAEEIRGSKSKTLSKKRIVLGVTGSIAAVDCVKIARELIRHGAEVYPVMTPDATKIIHPYALEFATGNKPVVEITGKTEHVSFCGQIQQPVDMLLISPCTANTLSKIAHGVDDTAVTTFATTAIGSGVQILIAPAMHLSMYKHRILQENIDKCKRNGIRFVEPVLTKNKAKMPSTDEIVAHVIRNIGRQDLEDMRVLIIGGSTSEPVDDVRVVTNRSSGKTAVSLAKKAFYRGAEVEMWYGSSKEPVPGYIKTTFFESIKDVLKLLKNRVVKNFDVIIVCAALSDYIPVKHKGKIPSGQKKLVLEMLPAPRLISQLRGFAPDTKIVGFKVEDNKNKLKKKSFEFLKKNDVDMVVANTTSGFDSDVNEIWVINRKRKVIHERGTKDFLADVILDAVKTLM
- a CDS encoding pantoate kinase, translated to MKVVAFAPGHISGFFEPVFVNKDLTKTGSRGAGINISLGAVSEVVVENSTKQDIEIFINNKKSDPQVTRLAIKYLIGEKPLKVVARTKLDLPVGQGFGMSAAGTLSSSIALAKSIGSSRFDAIRAAHCAEVQLRTGLGDVLASSFGGIEIRREAGLPPWGLIEHIPGRYEIVLCVVGKKIDTKNILSDEKKIMEISEYGKYCIKKLLEKPSVENLFRLSQFFAKKIKLAEEKVIEAIEAANHYGMASMCMLGNSVFAVGDTNKIFQTLSTFGETYVCTVDEQGARVLE
- a CDS encoding LEA type 2 family protein, whose protein sequence is MNKKLIIVLLTIITLINILAAVILFTDIQLLEMPETTIRVEITEITPNEAIIQATINMNNPNAFEVTAKNLEIITLTPEGNKVVTMLLEGGIIPANGNKTFESYAYAKFDNNSPKLLTSKLTGRIGIKIGFIQKTIPLSINIITSLEEIIKKLAAPNIKIKAEFGELTQKGLNLTGTIEAYNPNSFDIIINNISATVTTDTGKNVGNLEIKNGILEPQKSIELESNGTILLEALNYKTITINVSGRAGARIAGINETIPISVEAEIKVPDIGKLLSPDVPLDIIISGDYKFTLKGLMDNITLEINNPNKIDLEARNITVTFFYLNNGEKTFLVETSLGEGIIKAQSKKDFNKQITIPYSKVFPMVGGRLLPDEMLITVRANLTISGINQAIWVGVTGCQDFRFFK